One window from the genome of Argonema galeatum A003/A1 encodes:
- a CDS encoding glycosyltransferase — protein sequence MVNTKTSYVFVFLEIFAGEGGIQSYVKDIWRAYLALPDSELAQVFLLRDKPRGDNPFESKNLKFHYFKSLHPMLGRMKLSASLLACLWRQRPAHVFCGHINLAPLVRTLCQPFDIPYTILTYGKEVWEPLPQQYQRALRCAAGIWTISRYSSSRLCDSNGIDRKQVQLLPCCVDGDAFTPGPKPPALVERYDLEGAKVLMTVARLWSGDIYKGVDVTIRALSAIAKVFPNVKYLVIGRGDDRPRLAQLAQDLGVGDRVIFAGFVPTEDLVEHYRVADAYIMPSQEGFGIVYLEAMACGVPVLSGDADGSADPLQDGRLGWRVPHRDPEAVAAGCIEILKGDDQRCNGQWLRQESLAHFGRDALVPQLKELLAKTRTQGLEKSKVKSQKSKEKRG from the coding sequence ATGGTTAACACCAAAACCAGCTACGTTTTCGTTTTCCTAGAAATTTTCGCTGGGGAAGGTGGTATCCAATCTTACGTTAAAGATATTTGGCGAGCTTATCTCGCTTTACCAGATTCGGAACTAGCCCAGGTGTTTCTACTCCGGGATAAACCTAGAGGCGATAATCCTTTTGAGTCCAAAAACCTCAAATTTCATTACTTTAAAAGTTTGCACCCGATGTTGGGGCGAATGAAGCTGAGTGCTTCGTTACTTGCTTGTCTGTGGCGTCAGCGTCCGGCTCATGTTTTCTGCGGTCACATCAATCTCGCTCCTCTGGTGCGGACGCTATGCCAACCGTTTGATATTCCCTACACTATCTTGACCTACGGTAAGGAGGTCTGGGAGCCGCTACCGCAACAATACCAAAGGGCTCTCAGGTGCGCGGCTGGGATTTGGACTATTAGCCGCTATAGTAGCTCTAGGCTGTGCGACTCGAACGGGATCGATCGCAAGCAAGTACAGCTTCTACCTTGTTGTGTTGATGGCGATGCCTTTACTCCTGGCCCTAAGCCTCCTGCGCTGGTAGAGCGCTACGATCTTGAAGGTGCTAAGGTTTTGATGACGGTGGCGCGGCTGTGGTCTGGAGATATCTATAAGGGTGTGGATGTAACTATTCGGGCTTTGAGCGCGATCGCAAAAGTATTCCCAAATGTCAAATATTTAGTCATCGGTCGCGGCGACGATCGGCCCCGCTTAGCCCAGCTGGCCCAAGACTTGGGTGTTGGCGATCGCGTCATCTTTGCCGGTTTCGTCCCCACAGAAGATTTAGTCGAACACTATCGCGTTGCCGATGCCTACATCATGCCCTCACAGGAAGGATTTGGCATTGTCTACCTAGAGGCAATGGCTTGTGGGGTTCCCGTACTATCGGGTGATGCTGATGGGTCAGCAGACCCCTTGCAGGACGGGCGTTTGGGCTGGCGAGTCCCCCACCGCGATCCAGAAGCAGTGGCGGCAGGTTGCATCGAAATCCTCAAAGGCGATGACCAACGCTGCAATGGTCAATGGCTGCGACAGGAATCTCTCGCCCACTTCGGCAGGGATGCTCTCGTGCCGCAATTAAAAGAACTTTTGGCGAAAACTAGAACGCAGGGGCTAGAAAAGTCAAAAGTCAAAAGTCAAAAGTCAAAAGAAAAAAGGGGCTAG
- a CDS encoding DUF2614 family zinc ribbon-containing protein — MLEADQDEMQKMGSIRTSQLNLSGFGCAITLLVMFWVLGAVGLGWLVKSFVILVILILMAPVIAFLAFRWWLQRNLVEDKCPVCGYQLTGLNQTEIRCPSCSEPLRMEQGHFSRITPPGTIDVQAVEVSAKQIED, encoded by the coding sequence ATGCTAGAGGCAGACCAAGATGAGATGCAGAAAATGGGCAGCATCAGAACCTCTCAATTGAATCTTTCAGGCTTTGGCTGTGCTATCACCCTGCTGGTAATGTTTTGGGTGCTGGGTGCTGTTGGACTGGGCTGGTTAGTTAAGTCTTTTGTGATTTTGGTAATCCTCATCCTCATGGCACCCGTGATAGCGTTCCTTGCGTTTCGCTGGTGGCTGCAACGCAACCTAGTTGAGGACAAATGTCCCGTTTGTGGCTATCAACTAACTGGGTTGAATCAGACTGAAATACGGTGCCCCAGCTGTAGTGAACCTCTTCGGATGGAGCAAGGCCATTTTAGCCGCATCACCCCTCCCGGTACTATTGATGTTCAAGCGGTTGAGGTTTCAGCTAAACAAATAGAAGATTGA
- a CDS encoding GDP-mannose 4,6-dehydratase, with protein MIKTALITGITGQDGYYLSLLLLEKGYRVVGLLPPQRQSNIAKLGSLANQVEVYAVDLTDSAALEVAVEQTQPQEIYNLAAPSFVPDSWNDPLGTLDLITGTATRLLAAVRKAGLATRFYQASSSEMFGDVDRSPQDEQTPFRPMNPYAAAKLHAHWTMVHHRQRYGLFACSGILYNHESPRRPPQFVTRKVCLAAAAIKLGLSDTIEMGNLDAKRDWGYAGDYVEAMWRMLQADIPEDYAIGTGELHSVRELVTAAFECVGLDWTRRVMVEPKLFRADEHFQLVANPAKAKNNLKWEPQVSFEALIEKMVLKDLERLQNGTITPAALSTPK; from the coding sequence ATGATTAAGACAGCACTGATTACAGGAATAACAGGTCAAGACGGCTATTACCTCAGCCTCTTGCTCTTGGAAAAGGGTTACCGCGTTGTGGGATTGTTGCCACCACAACGTCAAAGTAATATAGCAAAGCTGGGTTCTCTCGCCAATCAGGTTGAGGTTTATGCTGTAGACCTGACTGATAGTGCTGCGCTTGAGGTGGCGGTCGAACAAACGCAGCCCCAAGAGATTTACAATTTGGCAGCGCCTTCTTTCGTACCGGATTCGTGGAATGACCCGTTGGGAACGTTAGACTTAATAACTGGAACGGCAACGAGATTGTTGGCGGCGGTACGCAAGGCAGGACTGGCAACGCGGTTTTATCAAGCTAGCAGTTCCGAGATGTTTGGGGATGTAGATCGATCGCCTCAAGACGAACAGACTCCCTTTCGTCCCATGAACCCCTATGCGGCGGCAAAATTGCACGCTCACTGGACAATGGTGCATCATCGCCAGCGCTACGGTTTGTTTGCTTGTAGCGGTATTTTATACAACCATGAATCGCCCCGACGCCCCCCTCAATTTGTCACCCGTAAAGTATGTTTGGCGGCAGCAGCAATTAAATTGGGGTTGAGTGACACGATTGAAATGGGCAATCTGGATGCAAAACGCGACTGGGGTTATGCTGGAGATTATGTAGAAGCAATGTGGCGGATGTTGCAAGCGGATATACCGGAAGATTATGCGATCGGCACTGGCGAGCTGCATAGCGTTCGGGAATTAGTCACTGCTGCCTTTGAGTGTGTGGGACTGGATTGGACTCGAAGAGTAATGGTAGAGCCGAAGTTATTCCGAGCCGATGAACATTTTCAGTTGGTAGCAAATCCAGCCAAAGCCAAAAACAACCTCAAATGGGAGCCTCAAGTTAGCTTTGAGGCTCTAATTGAAAAAATGGTGTTGAAAGATTTGGAACGACTGCAAAATGGCACCATCACGCCTGCCGCCCTGAGTACGCCCAAATGA
- a CDS encoding pentapeptide repeat-containing protein has product MQKKSSNSSQISWQKRLHKLPLGVRRCGAWVVEVSLIVAGGVVPFSIGLYAESQRASEPVPLNPVLVTTQEAIAQTLALPIYQKNRQVTPATNFLWSAALVAPLIVASWQLYRLGVSGQTPAKRWFGVQVTTAEGDPPGLRRALVRESLGRWGLSAGIAFTVWRYIGAYPDLSALTGLLGLLLLFDGLSGNLHPRRRTLHDRIAGTFVVDATKIDRSLPATFPPSPPRWLMEKQGSTGALVHSSTTGAFPLGTRLIWDWMRRHSRITLTILFAVSMIIVAGAFVAAQIYSQTQDNRLIAEYQKNKVFIALTERITATANGTIAERRSAILALGATKDDSRVVRLLVDLLAQEKEPKAIETIQQVLVRIGPDALPELQRANQTLAKDLDSVQVSNTQPQEGANLSKSSVPQENKNALTDEEISKNPSALARLRLHATQEAIANILTLNNNPNRVNDLSRTRLGQTLGSAPFALILDKIDLSGINFRETILTGASFQGSRFIGAGDDNRLGTFDDAQADLSGAELKQANLTGAILSHVSMENASLIRATLNRANLFQASLKSANLSSAKLIGASLQQAVLENASLTGADLTEANLSQANLHGASLTRVSAVGTQLQLANLTQSDWRDADLSGANLTRAVLQNANLSSTRLKGTNFSSAQLQNANFRNADLSMADFRGANLEGADFQGAIFVASNQPTGQDQFIQTPNIATGPRLNGVNFNKAKNLDAEQLGYICAQGGRHDRCP; this is encoded by the coding sequence ATGCAGAAGAAAAGTAGCAATTCATCTCAAATATCTTGGCAGAAGCGATTGCATAAACTGCCTCTGGGCGTTCGTCGTTGCGGTGCGTGGGTTGTGGAAGTGTCGCTGATTGTGGCTGGTGGGGTGGTTCCCTTCAGTATAGGCTTATATGCAGAGTCACAGCGGGCTAGCGAACCTGTTCCTCTGAATCCTGTGCTGGTGACTACTCAGGAAGCGATCGCGCAAACCCTCGCTTTGCCCATTTATCAAAAAAATCGACAGGTGACACCAGCCACTAATTTCCTTTGGAGTGCGGCGCTGGTGGCCCCTCTAATTGTAGCTAGCTGGCAACTCTACAGGCTGGGAGTGAGCGGCCAAACCCCTGCCAAACGTTGGTTTGGCGTTCAAGTGACGACAGCAGAGGGCGATCCCCCCGGTTTAAGGCGGGCTTTGGTGCGCGAAAGTTTAGGTCGGTGGGGCTTGTCGGCGGGAATTGCCTTCACCGTCTGGCGCTATATTGGTGCCTATCCAGATTTGAGCGCTTTGACGGGTTTGCTTGGGTTGCTGCTGCTATTCGATGGACTGAGCGGGAATTTACATCCCCGACGCCGGACGCTGCATGACAGAATAGCAGGAACTTTTGTTGTGGATGCGACTAAAATCGATCGCTCCCTACCGGCTACTTTTCCGCCATCGCCGCCACGCTGGCTCATGGAGAAACAGGGTAGCACAGGAGCTCTTGTGCATAGTAGTACCACAGGAGCATTTCCTCTGGGCACTCGCTTGATTTGGGACTGGATGCGTCGGCACTCTCGTATAACCTTGACGATCCTGTTTGCAGTCAGCATGATAATTGTGGCGGGAGCTTTTGTGGCAGCCCAAATTTACAGTCAAACTCAGGACAATCGGCTAATAGCCGAATACCAGAAAAATAAGGTATTTATTGCCCTTACAGAGCGGATAACCGCTACTGCTAACGGGACAATAGCAGAGCGACGCTCAGCAATTTTGGCTTTAGGAGCGACTAAAGATGACTCAAGGGTAGTAAGGTTATTAGTCGATTTGCTGGCTCAAGAAAAAGAGCCAAAAGCGATCGAAACAATTCAGCAAGTGTTGGTGAGAATTGGCCCCGATGCTTTGCCAGAATTGCAACGAGCGAATCAGACTTTAGCTAAAGACCTTGATTCTGTACAGGTTAGCAACACCCAACCACAGGAAGGGGCGAATTTATCTAAATCGTCAGTACCGCAGGAGAATAAAAACGCACTTACCGATGAGGAAATATCGAAAAATCCATCCGCACTCGCTCGCCTGCGACTGCACGCCACTCAAGAAGCGATCGCTAATATTCTTACTCTTAACAATAATCCAAATAGGGTCAACGATCTCAGCCGAACGAGACTAGGCCAAACATTAGGTTCGGCACCTTTCGCCTTGATACTCGACAAAATCGACTTATCCGGAATTAATTTTCGAGAGACAATCTTAACTGGTGCTAGTTTCCAGGGCAGTCGCTTCATCGGTGCGGGTGACGATAACCGTTTGGGGACATTCGACGATGCTCAAGCAGATTTAAGCGGTGCCGAACTCAAGCAAGCTAACCTGACTGGTGCGATTTTAAGCCACGTTTCAATGGAAAATGCGAGTCTAATTCGCGCTACCCTCAATCGGGCAAACTTATTTCAGGCTAGCCTAAAAAGTGCCAACCTCAGCAGTGCCAAACTGATTGGGGCTTCTTTGCAGCAAGCTGTCTTAGAAAATGCCAGTTTAACTGGTGCTGATTTGACAGAAGCCAATTTATCCCAAGCTAATCTGCATGGCGCTAGTTTAACTAGGGTAAGTGCGGTGGGGACGCAATTGCAGTTGGCTAATCTGACTCAATCCGACTGGCGAGACGCTGATTTGTCCGGCGCTAATTTGACTCGTGCTGTACTGCAAAATGCTAACCTTAGCTCCACCCGACTCAAGGGTACTAATTTTAGCAGTGCCCAGCTACAAAACGCCAATTTTAGGAACGCCGATCTCAGTATGGCAGATTTCCGGGGAGCGAATCTGGAGGGAGCGGATTTTCAGGGCGCAATTTTTGTCGCCTCTAACCAACCTACCGGACAGGATCAATTTATTCAAACGCCAAATATTGCCACAGGTCCCCGCCTTAATGGCGTTAATTTTAATAAAGCTAAAAATTTAGACGCTGAGCAACTGGGGTATATTTGCGCTCAAGGCGGGCGTCACGATCGCTGTCCGTAG
- a CDS encoding SDR family oxidoreductase, translating to MVSIQDRIVLITGASSGIGASCAKLFAQGGAKLILAARRLERLEYLADSLSKEFSSSVHLLQLDVRVRSQVESALQSLSEPWSNVDVLINNAGLSRGLSKLHEGNFQDWEDMIDTNIKGLLYVTRYILPGMVSRGSGHVVNIGSIAGHQTYPGGNVYCGSKAAVRAISEGLKQDLLGTPVRVTSVDPGLVETEFSEVRFHGNTEQAKKVYQGLTPLTPDDVADVVFFCVTRPTRVNISQVLLVPTDQATPTMVHRRKL from the coding sequence ATGGTTTCGATTCAAGATCGAATTGTTCTGATCACTGGCGCAAGTAGTGGCATTGGCGCATCTTGTGCCAAACTTTTTGCACAAGGCGGTGCTAAACTGATTTTGGCAGCGCGGCGCTTGGAACGCTTGGAGTATCTGGCAGATAGCCTTAGCAAAGAGTTTTCCTCCTCCGTTCATCTGTTGCAGCTCGATGTGCGCGTTCGCTCTCAAGTCGAATCTGCTTTACAATCTCTTTCAGAGCCTTGGTCTAATGTTGACGTTCTAATTAACAATGCCGGTTTGAGTCGAGGTTTGAGCAAACTCCACGAAGGCAACTTCCAAGATTGGGAAGACATGATCGACACCAATATCAAAGGTTTGCTCTACGTCACCCGCTATATCTTACCGGGAATGGTGAGTCGCGGTAGCGGTCATGTGGTGAATATCGGTTCCATTGCCGGTCATCAAACCTATCCCGGCGGTAATGTTTACTGCGGTTCTAAGGCAGCAGTCCGAGCAATTTCCGAAGGCTTAAAGCAAGACCTTTTGGGAACGCCAGTACGAGTCACTTCCGTAGACCCCGGTTTAGTCGAAACCGAATTCAGTGAAGTGAGATTTCATGGCAATACGGAACAAGCTAAAAAAGTTTACCAAGGACTAACTCCCCTTACACCAGATGATGTCGCCGATGTGGTCTTTTTCTGCGTTACTCGACCAACTCGTGTCAACATTAGCCAAGTGCTGCTAGTCCCAACAGACCAAGCAACTCCTACTATGGTTCATCGTCGCAAACTGTAG
- a CDS encoding low temperature requirement protein A, with product MLALIIDFGTPLKAGKLVAKIPPSFSHIPERVGLFTIIVLGEAVMSVVKGVAQLQWGIASALVAMLGMSIAFSLWWIYFDSVDGSPLRAMQVGNMKIGLTWLYSHLPLALGIAATGVGVEHIVVSSKTEIILPFAERWLLCGSVAICLIFLAVIHFITCTLGTTEQRKILAAYRLASAAFILILAIVGVSLSPLMLMVLVALACAEERNPTLARVLLGFTIVQPNLHF from the coding sequence ATATTGGCATTAATTATAGACTTCGGTACACCTCTGAAAGCCGGAAAATTGGTTGCCAAAATACCGCCTAGCTTTTCACACATACCAGAGAGGGTGGGCCTATTTACCATTATCGTCTTGGGTGAGGCAGTCATGTCTGTCGTTAAAGGAGTCGCCCAGTTACAATGGGGTATCGCATCGGCGCTGGTTGCAATGTTGGGTATGAGTATCGCTTTTAGCCTGTGGTGGATCTACTTCGATAGCGTTGATGGCTCCCCTCTTCGAGCTATGCAAGTTGGTAATATGAAAATCGGTCTAACTTGGCTTTATTCTCATTTACCGCTCGCTCTTGGCATTGCTGCTACTGGTGTGGGTGTGGAACACATTGTTGTATCGAGCAAAACTGAAATAATATTACCATTTGCAGAGCGATGGTTGCTCTGCGGCTCTGTGGCAATATGCTTGATTTTCTTAGCGGTTATCCACTTCATCACCTGTACTTTGGGAACAACAGAACAACGTAAAATTTTAGCCGCTTATCGCTTAGCATCTGCGGCTTTTATTTTGATTCTCGCTATCGTAGGCGTCAGTCTATCACCATTGATGTTGATGGTGTTAGTGGCTTTAGCTTGTGCTGAGGAACGAAACCCAACATTAGCAAGGGTTTTGTTGGGTTTCACTATCGTTCAACCCAACCTACATTTTTAG
- a CDS encoding nuclear transport factor 2 family protein, whose product MRNPLNLLKGFSRHFTPAFLVTLALSAGYPSAQAATPDTAPGELKNTLAQIDTAANNHNVPALMQFYSPNFTHTDGLNRQSMEKILTQFWQRYPQLNYRTELVSWQSQANGFVAETVTQITGTTPVQGRDWSFNSTIRSRQRFEGQKIVTQEILSERTQLSSGEKPPTLDVRLPEQVRTNQEFNFDAIVKEPLGDDLLVGTALEEPIGPDKYINATPVELEGLDAGGIFKIGRAPATEGKYWISAVLIRADGMTILTQRLPVVNRTTTGSASPNPPSSRPANSP is encoded by the coding sequence ATGCGTAACCCTCTGAATTTGCTCAAAGGCTTCTCCCGACATTTTACCCCCGCTTTTCTGGTAACTCTAGCGTTATCAGCTGGGTATCCAAGCGCCCAAGCAGCAACTCCCGACACCGCACCTGGAGAACTGAAAAACACTTTAGCGCAAATAGATACCGCCGCGAATAACCACAACGTTCCGGCCCTGATGCAGTTCTACAGTCCAAATTTTACCCATACCGATGGCTTAAATCGTCAGAGTATGGAAAAAATCCTCACCCAATTCTGGCAGCGCTACCCCCAACTGAATTACCGCACAGAACTTGTATCTTGGCAATCCCAAGCCAATGGATTCGTAGCAGAAACAGTAACTCAGATTACTGGTACGACGCCCGTACAGGGAAGAGACTGGAGTTTCAACTCCACCATTCGATCGCGACAGCGTTTTGAAGGCCAAAAAATTGTCACTCAAGAAATCTTGAGCGAACGAACTCAGCTATCCTCCGGCGAAAAGCCACCCACACTTGATGTCAGATTACCCGAACAAGTTCGCACAAATCAGGAATTTAACTTCGATGCGATCGTCAAAGAGCCTCTAGGCGACGACTTGCTTGTAGGAACGGCTTTGGAAGAACCGATCGGGCCTGATAAATATATTAACGCCACACCAGTTGAGTTAGAAGGACTCGATGCCGGTGGTATTTTTAAGATCGGTCGCGCACCAGCTACTGAAGGTAAATACTGGATTTCAGCGGTTTTGATTCGCGCAGATGGGATGACCATATTAACACAGCGTTTACCAGTTGTCAATCGCACCACAACAGGATCTGCTTCTCCAAACCCTCCATCTTCCCGTCCAGCAAATTCCCCCTAA
- the murG gene encoding undecaprenyldiphospho-muramoylpentapeptide beta-N-acetylglucosaminyltransferase: MVTEKQNLDRQESSPEGSSKRPPRLLIAASGTGGHLFPAIALAEQLPDYQIEWLGVPNRLEKQLVPSQYPLNTIALSGFQQRFGLGTLRIVGRFAGSILACRKLLKEGKFDGVFTTGGYIAAPAIIAARSLGLPAILHESNALPGKVTRWLSPWCSVVAVGFEVTAKYLPRAKTIYTGTPVRSQFLTPQKLDLPIPENVALIVVFGGSQGAVAVNKMVRESAPAWFDAGAWIVHQTGDKDPDAASLQHPQYIQVPFYDNMAGLLQRANLAISRAGAGSVTELGVTGTPAILIPYPFAAEDHQFFNAAVFKEAGAGLVFRQSELTSETLKGEVLNLLRASEHLQKMTDAAASLAVKDSPVQLANLLRQFLEN, translated from the coding sequence ATGGTAACTGAGAAACAGAATCTCGATCGACAAGAGTCTTCCCCAGAAGGCTCAAGCAAGAGACCGCCGCGACTGCTAATTGCCGCCAGCGGTACGGGAGGGCATCTATTTCCGGCGATTGCTCTTGCAGAACAATTGCCAGATTACCAAATTGAGTGGCTGGGTGTTCCGAACCGCCTGGAAAAACAGCTGGTTCCCTCCCAGTATCCCTTAAACACGATCGCTTTGTCAGGATTCCAACAACGTTTTGGTTTGGGTACGCTGCGAATCGTTGGGCGGTTCGCCGGTTCTATTCTTGCCTGTAGGAAGTTGCTAAAGGAGGGTAAATTTGATGGTGTATTCACCACTGGCGGGTATATTGCGGCACCAGCAATTATTGCGGCGCGATCGCTCGGTTTGCCTGCTATCCTGCACGAATCCAACGCTCTTCCCGGTAAAGTGACTCGCTGGTTGAGTCCTTGGTGCAGTGTTGTGGCTGTCGGGTTTGAAGTTACGGCAAAATACTTACCACGGGCTAAGACAATTTATACTGGTACGCCAGTGCGATCGCAATTTCTAACGCCTCAAAAGCTGGATTTGCCCATTCCAGAGAACGTTGCCCTGATTGTAGTGTTTGGTGGCTCTCAGGGTGCCGTTGCCGTCAACAAGATGGTGCGGGAATCTGCGCCTGCCTGGTTTGATGCGGGTGCTTGGATTGTACACCAAACAGGGGATAAAGATCCAGATGCTGCCAGTCTTCAACATCCGCAATATATCCAAGTGCCATTTTACGACAATATGGCTGGATTGTTGCAACGCGCTAATTTAGCAATTAGTCGTGCTGGTGCTGGTTCCGTGACAGAATTGGGAGTGACTGGTACGCCTGCAATCCTAATTCCTTATCCTTTTGCGGCAGAAGATCATCAATTTTTCAATGCGGCTGTCTTTAAAGAAGCGGGTGCAGGATTGGTGTTTCGACAATCGGAACTAACATCGGAGACATTGAAAGGTGAAGTGTTGAATTTGTTGCGAGCGTCAGAACATTTGCAAAAAATGACCGATGCTGCTGCTAGTTTAGCAGTTAAAGATAGCCCCGTGCAATTGGCAAACTTACTGCGTCAATTCCTGGAGAATTGA